One genomic window of Candidatus Kuenenia stuttgartiensis includes the following:
- a CDS encoding RluA family pseudouridine synthase, which produces MLQESQAHVKEVTLEIKRVGESKRIDRFISSRFPDLSRTYIQKLVKEGAIVVNGNVVKSSYFIKKGDVISATVPVPEETKITPEDIPLNIIYEDDYLMLINKPYDMVVHPAGGHPSGTLVNAVTFYCQNLSQINGPLKAGIVHRLDRDTSGVMLVIKSDAVHSHIAMQFEKRLVKKEYFAVVEGEVAFDSNEINMPIGRHRVDRQKMAVRRDTGKNATSVYEVIERFRGYTLVKIMPKTGRTHQIRVHMQAIGHPVVADEMYSKYNACFRSDLLGKERAPDEGSIIERQALHAHRIEFFHPILNKQMAFQVDMAEDISFLVSALRELRPLRK; this is translated from the coding sequence ATGTTGCAGGAAAGCCAGGCACACGTTAAAGAAGTAACATTGGAAATAAAGAGGGTAGGTGAAAGTAAAAGAATAGACAGATTTATTTCTTCCCGCTTTCCTGACCTTTCGAGGACGTATATACAAAAACTAGTAAAAGAGGGTGCAATTGTTGTAAATGGAAACGTCGTCAAAAGCAGTTATTTCATAAAAAAAGGCGACGTGATTTCCGCTACCGTTCCTGTGCCGGAAGAGACCAAAATTACACCGGAAGACATCCCTCTGAATATCATCTACGAAGATGATTATTTAATGTTGATTAACAAACCATATGATATGGTAGTACACCCTGCAGGAGGGCATCCTTCCGGTACTCTTGTGAATGCAGTTACTTTTTATTGCCAAAATCTCTCTCAGATTAACGGACCCCTGAAAGCGGGTATCGTTCACCGGTTGGATAGAGATACAAGCGGGGTAATGCTTGTGATAAAAAGCGATGCTGTACACTCCCACATTGCAATGCAGTTTGAGAAAAGACTTGTGAAAAAGGAATATTTTGCAGTTGTAGAGGGCGAGGTGGCATTTGATTCCAATGAAATAAATATGCCGATAGGACGGCATAGAGTTGACAGACAAAAGATGGCGGTAAGAAGGGATACGGGAAAAAACGCAACTTCAGTTTACGAGGTAATCGAGCGTTTTCGAGGCTATACGTTGGTGAAGATAATGCCAAAGACGGGGAGAACACATCAAATTCGTGTTCATATGCAGGCAATAGGGCATCCGGTTGTTGCAGATGAAATGTACAGTAAATACAATGCTTGTTTTCGCTCGGATTTGCTTGGTAAGGAAAGGGCTCCTGACGAAGGGTCAATAATTGAAAGACAGGCGCTTCATGCACACAGAATTGAATTTTTCCACCCGATTCTGAACAAACAAATGGCTTTTCAGGTAGATATGGCTGAAGATATCTCTTTTTTGGTTAGCGCACTTCGGGAATTAAGGCCATTAC
- a CDS encoding tetratricopeptide repeat protein has translation MTDTKSDILGVLNKYKIFIGIGVAVVISIAAVTVTFVKAKSRKDETAWQSMWRINSDLAMAAQAGKTEKDKNEALNNAIESFEYIEEALASSGTTPWILFQKGNVYYELKNYDEAIRAYNDFLQRYSGHPIAFLAKQSLGYAYEEKGLLEEACNQFNDNLLSNKVFLLAQQGWDAGRCYDKLGQKENAILNYNKAVEAEPDSIWASLSRYRLSVIK, from the coding sequence ATGACTGATACAAAATCTGACATACTTGGGGTGTTAAATAAATATAAAATTTTCATTGGTATAGGCGTTGCGGTTGTTATTTCTATTGCAGCAGTGACGGTAACTTTCGTTAAAGCAAAGTCCAGAAAAGATGAAACCGCATGGCAGAGTATGTGGAGAATCAATAGCGATCTTGCAATGGCTGCTCAGGCAGGGAAAACCGAAAAAGATAAAAACGAGGCATTGAACAATGCCATTGAATCATTCGAATACATCGAGGAGGCTTTGGCGTCTTCCGGCACAACGCCATGGATATTATTTCAGAAGGGCAATGTTTATTATGAGTTGAAAAACTATGATGAAGCGATTCGTGCTTATAATGATTTTTTGCAAAGATACAGCGGCCATCCCATTGCTTTCCTTGCGAAACAATCGCTGGGATATGCATATGAAGAAAAAGGACTTTTAGAGGAAGCCTGTAATCAATTTAATGACAACCTGCTATCGAATAAGGTTTTTCTTTTAGCGCAACAGGGGTGGGACGCAGGCCGTTGCTACGATAAATTAGGTCAAAAGGAGAATGCCATTCTCAATTACAACAAGGCAGTGGAGGCAGAACCGGATAGTATTTGGGCGTCTCTTTCGCGGTACCGTTTATCGGTAATCAAATAA
- a CDS encoding 2-oxoacid:ferredoxin oxidoreductase subunit beta, translated as MVEVQDIKSSDEIAWCPGCGNFGILTAVKKSVAKLGRDLKDVLFVSGIGQAAKLPHYIRCNCFNGLHGRALPVAVAAKIANHKLTVVITTGDGDCYGEGGNHFIHNIRRNLDITLIVHDNQIYGLTKGQASPTTDPGYQTKFQPEGVIEEPLCPLEMAIAIGAGFVARGYAADYEHLSWLILEGIKYKGFALIDVLQPCVSFNKKNTFGWYSKRIYKVNDDESYNPEDRMLAFQKSCEWGDRIPIGIIYRAEKKTFEEKTGLSEKSPLVEEQIENIDISDIVLNDFT; from the coding sequence ATGGTAGAAGTTCAGGATATTAAAAGCAGCGATGAGATAGCCTGGTGCCCCGGGTGTGGTAATTTCGGTATCCTTACTGCGGTAAAAAAATCTGTTGCCAAACTTGGCAGGGATTTGAAAGATGTCTTATTTGTTTCCGGAATAGGCCAGGCTGCAAAACTACCCCACTATATCAGATGCAACTGTTTTAACGGTCTTCATGGAAGGGCACTGCCGGTTGCCGTTGCAGCAAAAATTGCAAATCACAAATTAACAGTAGTGATTACTACCGGAGATGGTGACTGTTACGGTGAAGGTGGAAATCACTTTATTCATAATATACGAAGAAATTTAGACATAACGTTAATAGTTCACGATAACCAAATATACGGCCTTACAAAAGGGCAGGCATCACCAACAACAGATCCGGGATATCAAACAAAATTCCAACCTGAAGGGGTAATTGAAGAACCTCTTTGTCCCCTGGAAATGGCGATTGCTATTGGGGCAGGATTTGTTGCAAGGGGATATGCTGCAGATTATGAGCATCTTTCCTGGCTCATCCTTGAAGGAATAAAATATAAAGGTTTCGCTCTCATAGATGTATTGCAGCCCTGCGTATCATTTAATAAAAAGAACACCTTCGGATGGTATTCTAAAAGAATTTATAAAGTTAACGATGATGAATCATACAATCCGGAAGACAGGATGCTTGCTTTTCAGAAGTCCTGTGAATGGGGAGACAGGATCCCCATTGGTATAATTTACAGGGCAGAAAAAAAGACCTTTGAAGAAAAGACCGGGCTTTCGGAAAAGTCACCCCTCGTGGAAGAACAGATAGAAAATATAGATATAAGCGACATAGTACTGAATGATTTCACATAA
- a CDS encoding histidinol phosphate phosphatase domain-containing protein has translation MIDLHTHTLFSDGVLLPSELIRRCEVKGFRGLAITDHADYSNIDIVIPNVLKACQEIASTTRMKVCVGAELTHVRLEHIKLMVQRARELGACIVLVHGETITEPVIPGTNRAAIEAGADILTHPGLISVDDARLAKEKGVRLEISGRKGHAYANGHVAKMAKKVGAKLVIGSDSHAPGDLLDRAYAELIIRAAGLDDDDIENIFREAETLIDL, from the coding sequence ATGATTGATTTGCACACACATACGCTATTTTCCGATGGTGTACTCTTGCCTTCCGAGCTTATCCGCCGTTGCGAGGTAAAAGGTTTCCGGGGCCTGGCCATTACCGATCATGCAGATTACTCCAATATTGATATTGTAATACCCAATGTATTAAAAGCATGTCAGGAAATAGCATCTACTACCAGGATGAAGGTGTGCGTAGGGGCTGAATTAACGCATGTCAGGCTGGAACATATAAAATTAATGGTTCAGAGAGCCAGAGAGTTGGGTGCGTGCATTGTTTTGGTTCATGGGGAGACAATTACGGAACCCGTTATTCCGGGCACAAACAGGGCGGCGATAGAGGCTGGCGCTGATATTTTGACGCATCCCGGGCTTATTTCCGTTGATGATGCTCGTTTGGCGAAAGAGAAGGGGGTAAGGCTTGAAATATCCGGCAGGAAAGGCCATGCATACGCAAATGGCCACGTCGCCAAAATGGCAAAAAAGGTAGGGGCAAAGCTTGTTATCGGTTCAGATTCTCATGCGCCGGGTGATTTGTTGGACCGTGCGTATGCTGAATTGATTATTCGTGCAGCAGGTTTGGACGATGATGATATTGAAAATATTTTTAGAGAAGCAGAAACTTTAATTGATTTATAA
- a CDS encoding sensor domain-containing diguanylate cyclase: MNSKNQKPSMYDVSNFTIRDMTECCKVVRTIGKGAKNMEEVANSIVNHLYVNLIDGQSGNKACSLVRFFKTHTFAKLDPELQNFSKNVSGNSTVFPETKCLTLLATVGENPAWNSRKTSKGHRAIPLLSEEMVDQIPMIKNLIAQLGLDTDMVIKPDPRFLLSKNDKMYNVFCIPEALGSSCIPAQKEFVIPYGIKSVIGFGGLFPSGDIFAIIMYLKCTITNKVADLFKILAPNVKIAVLPFEDTVFAQSAKAFVRTAEIQKLKDQIVAMEQLLEVYEQSVIVQTMKLQKEVSEHKEIGETLKDRERFLQTLMDAIPAPVFYKDEHGKYIGCNSAFEDFLGMREAEIIGKTVYDVAPTELADRYHEADTALFNRRGSQVYETVVKHSKGSVHNVLFHKAVFNDREGKLAGLIGVVLDITQRKLAEEMLRHRTNFEKTVAAISRRFITLSDFDAAVNASLADAGRLCRAGRAYLFKSRDNGTIMDNTHEWCDSGVTAEMNNLQNIPVIAFPWLIKNLQEGKVVHVEDVSEMPDEAIAEKIEFERQSIKSILVLPIYIEKKLLGFIGFDNVRSTGQWSEDDVTLLNIMSEILGNAIARVESEKLISHMAYHDALTKLPNRNLLYDRLKVAMAHAIRSKNMVAIIMLDLDGFKMINDSFGHQMGDLLLKAVAERLMQCLREGDTIARMGGDEFIIVIPDLAQTEDAALFAQKILEAFRLPFLIEKHELHTTASIGITIFPLYANDSESLFKQADVALYLSKAKGKNTYQIYKPGVT; this comes from the coding sequence GTGAATTCAAAAAACCAAAAACCGTCGATGTATGACGTATCAAATTTTACCATTCGTGATATGACGGAATGTTGTAAAGTAGTACGCACTATTGGCAAAGGTGCAAAAAACATGGAAGAAGTTGCCAATAGCATTGTTAATCATTTATACGTCAATTTGATTGATGGGCAGAGCGGCAATAAGGCATGTTCGCTGGTTCGTTTTTTCAAAACGCATACATTTGCAAAGCTCGACCCTGAACTTCAAAACTTTTCAAAAAATGTGTCAGGAAATAGTACTGTTTTCCCGGAGACGAAGTGCCTGACCCTCCTGGCGACCGTTGGTGAAAACCCGGCGTGGAATTCCAGAAAAACCTCAAAAGGGCACAGGGCGATTCCGCTTTTAAGCGAAGAGATGGTAGATCAGATTCCGATGATCAAAAACCTTATTGCGCAGTTGGGGTTAGATACAGACATGGTGATCAAGCCAGACCCACGGTTTCTGTTGAGTAAAAACGATAAAATGTATAACGTCTTTTGCATACCAGAGGCGCTTGGCAGCTCCTGTATTCCTGCGCAGAAAGAATTTGTTATTCCCTATGGGATAAAATCTGTTATAGGATTTGGAGGTCTGTTTCCTTCGGGTGATATCTTTGCGATCATTATGTATCTGAAATGTACCATTACTAACAAAGTGGCGGATCTTTTTAAAATCCTTGCGCCAAATGTAAAAATAGCGGTACTGCCGTTTGAAGATACTGTATTTGCTCAATCCGCAAAAGCTTTTGTGCGTACCGCAGAAATTCAAAAGCTCAAGGATCAAATAGTTGCCATGGAGCAACTGCTGGAGGTGTACGAACAAAGCGTAATTGTGCAAACAATGAAACTTCAGAAAGAAGTATCAGAGCATAAAGAGATTGGGGAAACATTAAAGGACAGAGAACGGTTCCTGCAGACACTTATGGATGCAATTCCAGCCCCGGTATTTTATAAGGATGAACATGGTAAGTATATCGGCTGCAACAGCGCATTTGAGGATTTTTTAGGAATGCGGGAAGCAGAAATTATTGGCAAGACCGTCTATGATGTTGCTCCCACGGAGCTTGCAGATCGCTATCACGAAGCCGATACTGCATTGTTTAATAGGAGGGGAAGTCAGGTTTACGAAACCGTAGTGAAACACAGCAAAGGCTCAGTGCATAACGTTCTTTTCCATAAAGCAGTTTTCAATGATAGGGAAGGCAAACTCGCCGGGTTGATTGGAGTTGTTCTGGATATTACCCAACGGAAGCTGGCTGAAGAAATGCTCCGACACAGGACAAATTTTGAAAAAACAGTTGCGGCGATCTCCAGGCGATTTATAACCCTTTCTGATTTTGATGCCGCTGTTAACGCTTCCCTGGCAGATGCCGGACGGTTGTGCAGGGCAGGAAGGGCATATCTCTTTAAGTCCCGGGACAACGGCACTATTATGGATAATACTCATGAGTGGTGTGATTCGGGGGTTACCGCTGAAATGAATAACCTTCAGAACATTCCTGTTATTGCATTTCCCTGGTTAATAAAAAACTTACAGGAAGGTAAGGTCGTTCATGTTGAGGATGTTTCTGAAATGCCGGATGAAGCAATCGCAGAAAAAATTGAATTTGAGAGACAGTCTATTAAGTCAATATTGGTCCTGCCAATATATATAGAAAAAAAACTACTTGGATTTATTGGTTTTGACAACGTAAGGTCTACCGGCCAATGGTCTGAAGATGATGTGACACTGCTCAATATCATGTCAGAGATTTTGGGAAATGCAATAGCACGTGTTGAGTCGGAAAAACTCATCAGCCACATGGCATATCATGATGCCCTTACTAAATTACCCAACCGTAACCTCCTCTATGACCGATTGAAAGTGGCCATGGCACATGCAATTCGCAGTAAAAACATGGTTGCAATTATAATGCTTGATCTGGATGGGTTTAAAATGATTAACGACTCCTTCGGGCATCAAATGGGTGATTTATTACTCAAGGCTGTCGCAGAACGGTTGATGCAATGTTTGCGGGAAGGAGATACAATTGCCCGTATGGGTGGTGATGAATTTATAATCGTCATTCCAGACCTTGCTCAGACAGAAGATGCCGCTCTGTTTGCGCAGAAAATTCTGGAGGCATTTCGCCTGCCCTTTCTTATTGAGAAGCACGAACTTCATACTACTGCCAGCATAGGTATCACCATCTTCCCCCTCTACGCAAATGATTCAGAAAGCTTATTTAAACAGGCAGATGTTGCCCTGTACCTTTCCAAGGCAAAGGGTAAAAATACCTATCAAATCTACAAACCTGGCGTTACTTAA
- a CDS encoding 2-oxoacid:acceptor oxidoreductase subunit alpha has translation MDNELTIKIAGEAGQGLQTVGGALCNMFKNAGFYIFAAQDYMSRIRGGNNFYQIRISDKHLHTLRQNSDIMVAFDNKSVNLHRKDISKNGVIVLDKKRFNITEEDSTFFDIPMYNIAKEVGGDEIFVNSVACGFLAEMTGVNFSYVDNVLRTAFADKKKDLIEKNRETAHAGYDFAKNNFKRDIFKIKKGSAKDTLLMTASDAIGLGAIKAGCKFYSAYPMTPSTGLANLMAQYAKRFNMVVEQAEDEIAAINMIIGASFAGVRSMTGTSGGGFALMVEGLSLAGMTETPIVIYEGQRPGPATGLPTRTEQGDLDFLISAGHGEFARLIFSPGSIEEAFYLTIKAFNLAEKYQIPVIIMSDQHLTDSYRNIEMFDLDKIKVQRYILSKEESKNVKDYKRYQITESGISPRAIPSWIEEPVYADSDEHTEEGHITEDAGIRTMMVEKRFYKKMAGLSNEIEKPKAFDVEGADCILIGFGSTYGVLKETKESIADKKIGYIHLPQVWPFPSADMIELLKGAKNTVVVENNAGAQLARLLKRETGIQANRSILKFDGRPFNLDFLIQQIRQEI, from the coding sequence ATGGATAATGAGCTTACAATAAAAATTGCCGGTGAAGCAGGCCAGGGATTGCAAACTGTAGGAGGGGCATTATGTAATATGTTCAAAAATGCCGGGTTCTATATTTTTGCTGCCCAGGATTACATGTCAAGGATACGGGGGGGTAATAATTTTTATCAAATAAGAATCTCAGATAAACACCTCCATACACTACGCCAAAACTCCGACATCATGGTAGCCTTTGATAATAAAAGCGTTAATCTCCACAGAAAAGATATATCAAAAAACGGGGTAATTGTCCTCGATAAAAAGAGATTTAATATTACTGAAGAAGATAGCACATTTTTTGATATCCCTATGTACAACATAGCAAAGGAGGTTGGAGGGGACGAAATATTTGTTAATTCAGTTGCTTGTGGATTTTTGGCAGAAATGACCGGCGTGAACTTTAGCTACGTAGATAATGTATTAAGAACTGCATTCGCCGATAAGAAAAAGGATCTCATAGAAAAAAACAGAGAAACCGCTCATGCCGGATATGATTTTGCCAAAAATAATTTTAAACGGGATATCTTCAAAATAAAAAAAGGCAGTGCGAAAGACACCCTTTTAATGACCGCGAGTGATGCAATAGGATTAGGTGCAATTAAAGCAGGGTGTAAATTCTATTCTGCATACCCCATGACGCCTTCCACCGGCCTTGCAAACCTTATGGCACAATATGCAAAAAGATTTAACATGGTTGTCGAACAGGCAGAAGATGAGATTGCAGCAATAAACATGATAATCGGGGCATCCTTTGCAGGGGTGCGGTCAATGACTGGTACTTCCGGCGGGGGATTTGCCCTTATGGTAGAAGGCTTAAGCCTTGCCGGTATGACGGAAACCCCCATTGTAATTTATGAAGGGCAGAGACCAGGCCCCGCAACCGGTCTCCCCACACGAACAGAACAGGGAGACCTGGATTTTCTCATTTCTGCAGGTCATGGCGAATTTGCAAGGCTCATATTCTCGCCCGGTTCAATAGAAGAGGCATTTTACTTAACAATAAAAGCCTTTAATCTGGCAGAAAAATACCAGATACCTGTAATTATCATGTCAGACCAGCATTTAACAGACTCTTATAGAAATATCGAAATGTTTGATTTGGATAAAATAAAAGTACAAAGATATATTTTATCAAAGGAAGAGTCTAAAAATGTGAAAGATTATAAACGATATCAAATCACCGAATCAGGCATTTCTCCCAGGGCAATACCCTCATGGATAGAAGAGCCTGTCTATGCAGACAGTGATGAGCATACAGAAGAAGGGCACATAACCGAAGATGCGGGGATACGCACAATGATGGTTGAAAAAAGATTTTATAAAAAGATGGCAGGCCTTTCGAACGAAATAGAGAAACCCAAAGCGTTTGATGTAGAAGGCGCCGATTGTATTCTCATTGGTTTCGGTTCTACCTACGGTGTATTAAAAGAAACAAAGGAATCAATCGCTGATAAAAAAATAGGGTACATTCATCTGCCTCAAGTCTGGCCTTTCCCATCTGCCGATATGATTGAATTACTGAAGGGAGCGAAAAACACCGTTGTGGTAGAAAACAATGCCGGAGCCCAACTTGCAAGATTATTAAAACGGGAAACCGGGATTCAAGCCAATAGATCTATATTAAAATTTGATGGCAGACCTTTTAATTTAGACTTTCTTATCCAGCAAATCAGACAGGAGATATAA
- a CDS encoding AsmA family protein gives MKKGPKILISILVVLVVLIAVVALLTKLFGDRALKVGIEAGAERSMQVGVHLDDVSLSIFGGTLNLKNLIVDNPEGYQHPNVLKVGNTYISVNIRTLLSDTVEVKKIQLDDVYLTIEQKGLTNNLRHILNNLPKDDATDEPGKNLLIKELQINGVTVEAKLLPIRGQSDTVRLSVAPMTLTNLGTNEDINVAKLTDIILETIARSVMEQGKGLLPLDMINDIGKGVLGVGTELFQHGTGVGKGILEGAGDVGKGATDAIRGIFQRKKE, from the coding sequence ATGAAAAAGGGGCCAAAAATTCTAATATCGATTTTGGTGGTGCTGGTTGTTTTGATAGCGGTTGTTGCGCTGCTTACCAAGTTGTTCGGCGACCGCGCATTGAAGGTGGGGATCGAGGCCGGCGCCGAACGATCGATGCAGGTTGGGGTACATCTTGATGATGTATCGCTGTCGATTTTCGGTGGAACGTTGAATTTAAAAAACCTCATCGTCGATAACCCGGAAGGCTATCAGCATCCCAATGTGCTGAAGGTTGGCAATACCTATATTTCCGTTAATATTCGTACCCTCTTGAGCGATACGGTGGAGGTTAAAAAAATCCAACTGGATGATGTCTACCTGACCATCGAACAAAAGGGACTGACCAACAATCTTCGGCATATCCTCAATAATCTGCCCAAGGACGACGCCACGGACGAGCCCGGCAAAAATCTTCTCATCAAGGAACTCCAGATCAATGGCGTGACCGTCGAGGCCAAACTGCTGCCGATACGTGGACAGTCCGACACTGTTAGGCTGAGTGTTGCGCCTATGACGCTTACCAATCTCGGAACCAACGAAGATATTAATGTGGCCAAATTGACTGACATTATTTTGGAGACTATCGCCAGGAGTGTAATGGAACAGGGTAAAGGTCTGCTGCCGCTGGATATGATTAACGACATTGGCAAGGGCGTGCTGGGAGTGGGAACCGAACTGTTTCAGCATGGTACAGGTGTGGGTAAAGGCATCCTCGAAGGGGCCGGCGACGTCGGCAAAGGGGCAACCGATGCCATTCGCGGCATTTTCCAGCGCAAGAAAGAATGA